Proteins encoded in a region of the Podospora pseudopauciseta strain CBS 411.78 chromosome 6, whole genome shotgun sequence genome:
- the MAD1 gene encoding coiled-coil domain-containing protein mad1 (COG:D; BUSCO:EOG092630UB; EggNog:ENOG503NWBJ), which produces MPEPPEPNTPKTRPVNNSKTSQLMRSFTPKGEPPGSARRPSVSSNGAPSFRATVAGGASRPTLSSQSRIAAFRNSTTSHNLLTGEPTNAPNPRASTMSRLSGPSPATSRESRESSKENHEPCESDEQRKLIEDLKAEVGTLKYQISNYEQEKELARLQMENEIRDTKRRAEDDFKAKQAADAEKGRAQRQVEVLQAELDELRTEQERQKRELEAKARSAVDEARVLREELEDLSAEKDEAARVAEREVNDLRAKLAACQRGKSELEEGNKGREEMLERVQAALGEKDEIIGELEAQVLMLKAQTGDAETIAVIRRELSDQVTHIRALEAKNREQITELRHLRQVHKAVEVVEEEKRSLQRKVEAAVGVERELAEERTQRQRLEDERMAWAAYLEGEGQAEFDSPEEVARALVAERLSSASLLEKIGSLQPEVADRDNIIRSLEEEKAGLLEQIEKLKAPGGSSGGNDKARARLDRQRALAVKEVEYLRAQLRTFDMEDITMQPETVDEQKAQRIQELEDLVDRYKTEVATLHADLTSLESAAVSPVQPVIGSKRPRSDSDDAESEHLGQLARKNRKLQAELADVQQTLHLLRKEHAVTVEQLAKAKERASTRVLSLRSNPTSDYEAIKTATLAALKAENAELVAHIQRQPTLFSTVPTSQLAAAQREVAEAKAETASAHKSSRRLKEVWAAKSAEFKEAVFSTLGWTVSFIPGGKMRVESVYYPSKTDEHENSIVFDGEKGTMKVGGGPRSEFAVRIGDLIKFWVRERGCVPGFLAALTLEFWEERHGGQEDHSS; this is translated from the exons ATGCCCGAACCCCCAGAACCAAACACACCCAAAACGCGACCGGTGAACAACAGCAAAACTTCCCAACTAATGCGGTCCTTCACCCCCAAAGGCGAGCCGCCCGGGTCGGCCCGGCGTCCCTCTGTCTCCAGCAACGGCGCCCCCAGCTTCCGCGCCACCGTTGCCGGCGGCGCCTCAAGACCAACGCTCTCTTCCCAATCCAGA ATCGCCGCCTTTCGCAACAGCACAACctcccacaacctcctcacgGGCGAACCAACAAacgcccccaacccccgaGCCAGCACCATGTCACGGCTCAGCGGACCCTCCCCCGCAACGAGCAGAGAAAGTCGCGAAAGCAGCAAAGAGAACCACGAACCTTGCGAGAGCGACGAACAGCGAAAACTAATCGAGGACCTCAAAGCCGAGGTCGGCACGCTAAAATACCAAATCAGCAACTACGAGCAAGAAAAGGAGCTGGCGCGTCTGCAGATGGAGAATGAAATTCGAGACACCAAGCGACGGGCGGAAGACGACTTCAAGGCGAAGCAAGCCGCCGACGCGGAAAAGGGACGTGCCCAGCGGCAGGTTGAGGTGTTGCAGGCGGAACTTGACGAGCTGAGAACGGAGCAGGAGAGGCAGAAACGGGAGCTGGAGGCCAAGGCTAGGAGCGCGGTGGATGAGGCGAGGGTGCTgagggaggagcttgaggattTGAGTGCGGAGAAGGAtgaggcggcgagggtggcggaGCGGGAGGTTAATGACCTCCGGGCTAAGCTTGCGGCGTGTCAGCGGGGGAAGAgtgagttggaggaggggaataaggggagggaggagatgctgGAGAGGGTGCAGGCTgcgttgggggagaaggatgagattattggggagctggaggcgcAGGTGCTGATGCTCAAGGCACAGACGGGGGACGCGGAGACTATTGCTGTTATCAGGAGGGAGCTGTCGGATCAGGTGACGCATATTAGGGCGCTGGAGGCGAAGAATAGGGAGCAGATTACCGAGCTCAGGCACTTGCGCCAGGTGCACAAGGCTGTGGAggtggtcgaggaggagaagaggtctTTGCAGCGGAAGGTGGAGGCtgcggttggtgttgagcgggagctggcggaggagaggacgcagaggcagaggttggaggatgagaggaTGGCTTGGGCGGCGTatttggagggtgaggggcAGGCTGAGTTTGACTCGCCTGAGGAGGTGGCCAGGGCTCTTGTTGCTGAGCGGCTCAGCTCGGCGAGTTTGCTGGAGAAGATAGGGTCTCTCCAGCCTGAGGTTGCTGATCGGGATAATATTATTAGGTCtcttgaggaggagaaggccgggCTGCTGGAGCAGATTGAGAAACTCAAGGCTCCTGGGGGGTCCAGTGGGGGGAACGATAAGGCTCGTGCCCGTCTGGACAGGCAGCGCGCCCTTGCCGTTAAGGAGGTTGAGTACCTTAGGGCGCAACTCAGGACGTTTGACATGGAGGATATCACCATGCAGCCTGAGACAGTGGACGAGCAAAAGGCGCAGAGGATacaggagctggaggatcTGGTTGATCGGTACAAGACCGAGGTTGCGACGCTTCACGCCGATTTGACGTCTCTCGAATCTGCCGCTGTGTCTCCGGTTCAGCCTGTCATTGGGAGCAAGCGTCCCCGATCAGACTCTGACGACGCGGAATCCGAACATTTGGGGCAGCTGGCCAGGAAAAACAGGAAACTCCAGGCTGAGCTTGCCGACGTTCAGCAAACGCTACATCTTTTACGAAAAGAACACGCCGTCACGGTTGAACAGCTAGCCAAGGCAAAAGAACGGGCCTCGACCCGAGTTTTGTCTCTTAGGTCTAACCCAACATCCGACTACGAAGCCATCAAGACAGCCACCTTGGCCGCGTTGAAAGCCGAAAACGCCGAGCTGGTAGCTCACATACAACGTCAGCCAACACTGTTTTCCACCGTACCCACATCGCAACTCGCCGCTGCCCAAAGGGAGGTAGCAGAGGCAAAAGCAGAAACCGCCTCGGCGCACAAGAGTTCACGTCGACTGAAGGAGGTGTGGGCGGCAAAGTCGGCAGAGTTCAAAGAGGCTGTTTTTAGCACGCTGGGGTGGACGGTGAGTTTTATCCCTGGGGGGAAGATGAGGGTCGAGAGCGTTTACTACCCCTCAAAAACGGACGAGCACGAGAACAGCATTGTttttgatggggagaaggggacgatgaaggttggtggtgggccGAGGAGCGAGTTTGCGGTGAGGATTGGGGATCTGATCAAATTctgggtgagggagagggggtgcGTGCCGGGGTTTTTGGCGGCTTTGACGTTGGAGttttgggaggagaggcatGGGGGGCAGGAGGATCACTCTTCttag
- the TAM41 gene encoding Mitochondrial translocator assembly and maintenance protein 41 (COG:S; BUSCO:EOG09263B7X; EggNog:ENOG503NYI1) yields MAAPTSNRLPFLLRGRLPLRPRPTTTRPLPFGTARRYGTNVEDKNELDKETREGAQHDAAADQATDTSRSDTKSAQAIADEASSRSDSESSVVSDLKDWETNPNFKIESFSDLPHANFGVNQHIPFDAEFKEVLKAIPWAFRAPIRYAFAYGSGVFPQSKSNGKMATPEEVKAIHPKCPPAVARHQDGTPKMIDFIFGVSHTQHWHSLNMKQHRDHYSGLATLGSGAVSYVQDRMGAGVYFNPYVVVNGILIKYGVVLLKTLEEDLTNWDTLYLAGRLHKPVKILRDDPKIRLANQINLLSALRTALLLLPPKFSEEELYATIAGISYLGDPRMALPTENPSKVKNIVGNNMTNFRRLYLPLIETLPNVEFNDPGTSAKDWVWEASNLNLVQDMDPVKRGNMVRRLPKSFRSRLYFQYQRKFAIPQLEFNKMMEESKNEDSISFKRREGGGFERRIVQDDPTELRSYIREVIKQTISWPATTQSLKGPLTSGWTRTWRYLMEKMAKYREGKAKEAEEKEESEGKKA; encoded by the exons ATGGCTgctcccacctccaaccGCCTCCCGTTTCTGCTGAGG GGTCGCCTCCCACTGCGCCCCCGGCCCACCACGACCAGACCACTTCCCTTTGGAACTGCGCGACGATACGGAACGAACGTTGAGGATAAGAATGAGCTGGACAAGGAGACAAGGGAGGGCGCCCAACACGATGCTGCCGCCGACCAGGCCACCGACACATCAAGGTCCGACACCAAGTCTGCCCAGGCCATCGCAGACGAGGCCTCGAGCAGATCCGACTCGGAGTCTTCGGTTGTCAGCGACCTCAAGGACTGGGAGACGAACCCAAACTTTAAGATCGAATCCTTTTCCGACCTACCCCACGCCAACTTTGGCGTCAACCAACACATACCGTTCGACGCCGAGTTCAAGGAAGTCTTGAAGGCTATCCCTTGGGCGTTCCGGGCGCCGATCCGTTATGCATTTGCTTATGGATCCGGAGTGTTTCCACAATCGAAATCCAACGGCAAAATGGCAACCCCCGAAgaagtaaaggctatacaTCCAAAATGCCCACCAGCGGTAGCAAGACATCAAGATGGCACACCGAAAATGATTGACTTTATCTTCGGCGTGTCCCACACGCAACACTGGCACTCTCTCAATATGAAACAACACCGCGATCATTACTCGGGCCTTGCCACGCTCGGGTCGGGGGCCGTATCTTATGTGCAGGACAGAATGGGTGCTGGTGTCTACTTTAACCCATATGTTGTTGTCAACGGGATTTTGATCAAGTACGGAGTGGTGCTGCTAAAGACACTGGAGGAAGACCTGACCAACTGGGACACACTGTATCTGGCCGGTCGGTTGCACAAGCCAGTGAAGATTCTGCGCGATGACCCCAAGATTCGTCTCGCCAACCAGATCAACCTGCTTTCTGCTTTGAGGACggccctgctgctgttgccgccAAAGTTCAGCGAAGAAGAGCTCTATGCCACCATTGCCGGCATCAGCTATCTCGGCGACCCACGAATGGCCCTGCCAACGGAGAACCCAAGCAAGGTCAAGAACATTGTCGGCAACAACATGACCAACTTTAGACGGCTGTATCTCCCACTTATCGAGACACTCCCCAACGTCGAGTTCAACGACCCGGGAACCAGCGCCAAGGACTGGGTGTGGGAGGCTagcaacctcaacctcgttCAGGATATGGACCCTGTCAAACGCGGCAACATGGTGCGCCGGCTGCCAAAGTCATTCCGGTCACGTCTCTACTTTCAGTACCAGAGGAAATTCGCCATACCGCAGCTAGAGTTCaacaagatgatggaggaaaGTAAGAATGAGGACTCGATCTCGTTCAAGCGTCGCGAGGGCGGCGGGTTTGAGAGGCGTATTGTGCAGGACGACCCCACCGAGCTGCGCAGCTATATTCGGGAGGTGATTAAGCAGACTATCAGCTGGCCGGCCACGACACAATCCCTGAAGGGACCCCTCACCAGCGGCTGGACGAGGACGTGGCGGTATCtgatggagaagatggcCAAGTACCGCGAGGgaaaggccaaggaggctgaggaaaaagaggagagcgaggggaagaaggcttGA
- the PMP3_2 gene encoding plasma membrane proteolipid Pmp3 (COG:S; EggNog:ENOG503P9V8), which yields MEKSPAYNYNYNNNNNNNNGGMGMDTGITGGTSSSSANPMQQPAYTDNTKPHTNDYYAAPPTSSSAGVGAGATPTTHPVGMDHTNRDSMASTAVPPATTRTSSSSFTGSDVILLIMAIFLPPVAVFLKRGCDAHFFINILLTILAWLPGMIHAFYVVVRYPGDLGDRRARKGEGKRGI from the coding sequence ATGGAGAAATCACCGGCATACAACtacaactacaacaacaacaacaacaacaacaacggggGCATGGGAATGGACACGGGCATCACTGGcggcacctcctcctcctctgccaaCCCTATGCAACAACCTGCGTACAccgacaacaccaaaccccaCACCAACGACTACTACGCCGCCCCTCCTACCTCGTCTTCCGCAGGCGTAGGCGCAggagcaacaccaacaacccacccCGTGGGTATGGACCACACAAACCGTGACTCGATGGCATCCACCGCCGTACCCCCAGCTACCACCAGGACGAGTTCATCAAGTTTCACAGGAAGTgacgtcatcctcctcatcatggccatcttcctccccccgGTGGCGGTCTTCTTGAAGAGGGGATGTGATGCGCATTTTTTTATCAACATCCTGCTCACGATCTTGGCGTGGTTGCCGGGCATGATTCATGCTTTTTATGTTGTGGTGAGGTACCCTGGTGATTTGGGGGAtcggagggcgaggaagggggaggggaagaggggtATTTGA
- a CDS encoding hypothetical protein (EggNog:ENOG503PDBR), whose translation MPRTFQDLAANGSIESWLFGGRDKSASTGMTTPAKENPTLPPPADSGSEPPPIISDILPPRTATHSPAVQFASTAQGDASLKGTKYTTDAERRKAISEALKRRRTSGANDQSHGQHKKLQTVNFQPTVISPVPLPAYVSAQNLSRPTISAPAPASSSSTSETSDVEMMDQLDPVFPPENIPDDSNDGDWEEGSEVGEVSVVTNPVNSQVQAEAAEVAKVEPHALDLTPSGRPYLRWNNESMYGTTIPDGYEWSSARPGFPWICPVRSCRKLFPAIKQLGGHFVRQHRGSLLHDNMDGTLSVRGHYAKLRDGEGQASGAKPKPGIVVSVGALDPSEPPMVAPSLPEQGHGRYDVDNSQPPSGAGSEYSGAQSPMTSLAKPSGKPSSLYLRHFKGREPPSKGHVRTLLSLPQLPDFDWNHMRIRTNPFSDTNPRDITALILQVTGEPAPKSCGRGASGNGLFQSCVMISPRAPDDITYCTLKDRGRERAGRILRSGQGAQQDYEDPGWDDADISTSNVSEQAVGLLTANTTQTSPTVSSSDGFEFASPGRRYTEWDDDNGDPRSLCGVMIPAGYTERSGPRPFRCPIRSCETKCIKVKDLGFHFSRSHYASYLKDNGDGSFDLVGVYAPKRGNIGPSGKILHPRPSIVVAKTRPDGSVEWAANWWVLRHHMLPATTAADVSVGDEALANRSWPPKSTWDHMEAEEKTSQGAVAEENASRMAAEQQRAAEQQSPAEPMANVMAGRSLRRIPGTNRVHMNVWLPGVKTPGVMRKEQQQQYRMHTLRWSDVHQRPVPPRPKSPQAAQATAQAQQVVPQAPQVSQAEQPADIARNAAVEGVEEEHEGISTRYKLRARTSESGHFYPQAPPPAPAEPDESIPEEPAPPSPIVKHQRRQPKSRILEGIPSSNGVQTTGFIIAEQVLEMEDWEVAPGRIREMDPKSESIAFSKSFLSSTHAVEVCEDVAFRVDVIRSGQTFKIEGEENQLRLVSLASGKLRVKIGEEPEFVMGPHGMFKVKAGAGCTVRNRMYVEAIIHTTVLNGFS comes from the exons ATGCCGCGGACATTTCAGGACCTTGCTGCGAATGGCTCAATAGAAAGCTGGCTTTTCGGAGGTCGCGACAAGAGTGCGTCCACGGGTATGACCACCCCCGCCAAGGAAAACCCCACCCTGCCGCCGCCCGCCGACTCGGGCTCGGAGCCTCCCCCAATCATCAGTGACATTTTGCCCCCCCGAACCGCAACCCATAGCCCCGCAGTCCAATTTGCCTCAACTGCACAGGGAGATGCCAGCCTCAAAGGTACAAAGTATACTACCGATGCTGAAAGGAGAAAAGCCATCTCTGAAGCTTTGAAACGACGACGCACTTCGGGAGCCAATGACCAAAGCCATGGCCAGCACAAAAAGTTGCAAACGGTCAACTTTCAACCCACAGTTATATCACCCGTCCCTCTGCCGGCCTATGTCTCTGCTCAAAATCTGTCCCGTCCCACTATCTctgcaccagcaccagcatcatcgtcgtctACTTCGGAGACTTCTGATGTCGAGATGATGGACCAGTTGGACCCTGTTTTCCCACCAGAAAACATCCCAGACGACAGTAACGATGGTGACTGGGAAGAGGGGTCGGAAGTAGGTGAGGTCTCTGTCGTCACAAACCCCGTAAACAGCCAGGTTCAGGCCGAGGCCGCCGAAGTAGCAAAGGTCGAACCGCACGCCCTAGACCTCACTCCATCCGGACGACCTTATTTGCGTTGGAATAATGAGTCTATGTACGGTACCACTATACCAGATGGATATGAGTGGTCCTCGGCTCGTCCTGGCTTTCCCTG GATCTGCCCTGTTCGATCGTGTCGGAAGCTTTTTCCTGCCATAAAGCAGCTGGGTGGACATTTCGTC CGTCAACATCGAGGTTCCCTGTTGCACGACAATATGGACGGAACTCTCTCGGTACGAGGACATTATGCCAAACTCCGGGATGGTGAAGGTCAAGCTTCGGGTGCCAAACCGAAACCGGGCATTGTGGTCTCGGTAGGAGCTCTGGACCCGTCTGAACCTCCCATGGTCGCTCCCTCGCTACCGGAACAAGGACACGGACGATACGATGTCGACAACAGCCAGCCCCCATCGGGAGCTGGAAGCGAATATAGTGGTGCCCAGAGTCCTATGACCAGTCTTGCCAAA CCCTCTGGAAAGCCCTCCAGCCTTTACCTTAGGCACTTCAAAGGTCGGGAGCCTCCTAGCAAGGGGCATGTCAGGACCttgctttctcttcctcaactACCAGATTTCGACTGGAACCACATGCGGATCAGGACCAACCCCTTCTCTGATACCAACCCGCGAGACATCACTGCCCTAATCCTGCAAGTGACAGGAGAGCCTGCCCCCAAGTCGTGTGGCCGAGGCGCAAGTGGCAACGGCCTATTTCAGTCATGCGTCATGATttctcctcgagctcctgaTGATATT ACGTATTGCACTCTGAAGGACcggggaagggagagggcAGGCAGGATACTTCGCAGCGGGCAAGGGGCCCAACAGGACTACGAGGATCCAGGATGGGACGATGCAGACATCAGCACGTCGAATGTGTCGGAGCAAGCTGTCGGTTTGCTAACCGCAAACACCACCCAGACTTCTCCGACCGTTTCATCTTCTGACGGCTTCGAGTTTGCTTCACCGGGAAGAAGGTACACGGAATGGGATG ATGACAACGGAGACCCTAGATCGCTATGCGGAGTCATGATTCCTGCTGGATATACTGAGCGTTCGGGACCGAGACCGTTCCGGTGTCCAATCAGAAGCTGCGAGACAAAGTGTATAAAGGTGAAGGATCTGGGTTTTCATTTCTCG CGCTCCCATTATGCAAGTTATCTCAAAGACAACGGAGATGGGAGCTTTGATCTCGTTGGTGTATATGCCCCCAAGCGAGGCAACATTGGCCCAAGCGGCAAGATCCTTCACCCACGCCCCTCGATTGTTGTCGCCAAAACGCGGCCCGATGGGTCGGTTGAGTGGGCGGCGAACTGGTGGGTCTTGCGGCATCATATGTTGCCTGCTACTACTGCTGCCGATGTGTCCGTGGGCGATGAAGCACTGGCTAATCGGAGTTGGCCGCCAAAAAGCACCTGGGATCATATGGAGGCGGAAGAGAAAACTAGTCAGGGGGCGGTGGCAGAAGAGAACGCCAGTCGGATGGCGGCGGAGCAGCAGAGGGCAGCGGAACAGCAGAGCCCGGCGGAACCAATGGCCAATGTGATGGCAGGAAGGTCACTTAGAAGAATACCGGGAACCAACCGGGTTCATATGAATGTTTGGCTCCCGGGGGTTAAGACGCCCGGGGTTATGAGGAaggaacaacaacaacaatatcGTATGCACACACTGAGATGGTCGGATGTGCATCAAAGGCCCGTGCCACCGCGTCCAAAGTCTCCACAAGCTGCGCAGGCTACAGCCCAGGCTCAGCAGGTTGTTCCACAGGCCCCTCAGGTCTCGCAAGCTGAACAGCCGGCGGATATTGCACGCAACGCTGccgtggagggggttgaggaagaacATGAGGGTATTTCCACTCGGTACAAGCTGAGGGCGCGGACTTCTGAGTCGGGACATTTCTACCCACAGGCgccgcctccagctccagcagaACCTGACGAGTCTATCCCAGAAGAACCagccccaccatcacccatcgTAAAACACCAGCGGCGGCAACCCAAAAGCCGCATTTTGGAAGGTATACCATCATCCAACGGTGTCCAAACCACGGGCTTCATCATCGCGGAGCAAGTTTTGGAAATGGAAGACTGGGAGGTTGCGCCGGGGCGGATCAGGGAGATGGACCCCAAATCCGAGAGCATTGCCTTTTCCAAGTCTTTTCTTTCGAGCACGCATGCTGTGGAGGTGTGCGAGGATGTGGCTTTCCGGGTGGATGTTATCAGGAGCGGTCAGACTTTCAAGatcgagggggaggagaaccAGCTCAGGCTGGTGTCGCTTGCTTCGGGGAAGTTGAGGGTCAAGATTGGGGAGGAGCCTGAGTTTGTGATGGGGCCGCATGGGAtgttcaaggtcaaggctggGGCGGGGTGTACGGTGAGGAACAGGATGTATGTGGAGGCTATTATTCATACGACGGTTTTGAATGGGTTTTCTTGA
- a CDS encoding hypothetical protein (COG:O; EggNog:ENOG503NXQW) gives MTQLSSLFLTAVLALASGVRAQCGAGSPHATVSGSGNSFRTTRGSTQLYSGSDYRAAIQAGLDGISSGQRVAVLASGSIGAGTITLASGKIFEGCGTINVGNRAGRGAIEIQNVNDVQIPFLTMTGNPYFGLRVSGTRNLKLGKLNFNLSGGLAIRFDRDAAMNYNVEMDTITVTGAGSHAVETWNIDGLKINSVIARDVGESGLLLQNTRNAWVGLVDGNNVATGTGYATFRMANENGKNANGNYNTNVYIDKVISRGGGRGIFCVSRSGGVVIQNVDLSNNGNNAILIENCYNVSIRSGTVNGGGEVRLSARSEFPNNKDIWITLQVNNNSVRESPCGENTNFSISGNARQQIC, from the coding sequence ATGACGCAACTCAGCAGCCTCTTCCTGACCGCCGTGCTCGCCCTTGCCTCGGGTGTCCGGGCCCAATGCGGTGCAGGCAGCCCCCATGCCACCGTGTCCGGCTCAGGCAATTCTTTCAGGACAACCAGAGGCTCCACTCAACTCTACTCTGGTTCCGACTACAGAGCTGCCATTCAGGCCGGTCTCGATGGAATCTCCAGCGGGCAACGTGTTGCCGTTCTCGCCTCAGGATCCATCGGCGCcggcaccatcaccctcgccTCGGGCAAGATCTTTGAGGGTTGCGGTACCATCAACGTGGGCAACCGCGCCGGCCGAGGCGCCATTGAGATCCAAAACGTAAACGATGTCCAGATTCCTTTCCTCACCATGACGGGCAACCCTTACTTTGGCCTCCGTGTCTCCGGCACCCGCAACCTCAAGCTCGGCAAGCTCAACTTCAACCTCAGCGGTGGTCTCGCCATCCGTTTCGACCGCGACGCCGCCATGAACTACAACGTCGAGATGgacaccatcaccgtcacCGGAGCTGGGAGCCATGCTGTCGAGACCTGGAACATTGACGGCCTGAAGATCAACTCTGTCATTGCGCGCGACGTGGGCGAGTCCGGTCTGTTGCTGCAAAACACCAGAAACGCTTGGGTCGGTCTCGTCGATGGCAACAACGTCGCCACCGGCACTGGGTATGCCACCTTCCGTATGGCCAACGAGAACGGCAAGAACGCAAATGGGAACTACAACACCAACGTGTACATCGACAAGGTCATCTCccgcggtggtggtcgcGGTATCTTCTGCGTCTCTCGCTCTGGTGGTGTGGTTATCCAGAACGTCGACTTGTCCAACAACGGGAACAACGCCATTCTCATCGAGAACTGCTACAACGTCTCGATCCGCAGCGGCACCGTCaacggcggtggagaggtcCGCCTGTCTGCCCGCTCAGAATtccccaacaacaaggaCATCTGGATCACCCTGCAGGTGAACAACAACTCTGTTCGTGAGTCGCCATGTGGCGAGAACACAAACTTCTCCATCAGTGGCAACGCCCGACAGCAGATCTGCTAA